From Phragmites australis chromosome 5, lpPhrAust1.1, whole genome shotgun sequence, a single genomic window includes:
- the LOC133919427 gene encoding cytochrome b5-like has translation MAGGKVYSFEEVRKHNDRKDCWLIISGKVYDVTLFMEEHPGGDEVLLASTGKDATADFEDIGHTDSAKELMPQYCIGEVDAATVPAKITYAVPKDASPKKAATSTGAWATLLPLAVPVLLLALAFVLQSFAKAKTE, from the exons ATGGCGGGAGGGAAGGTGTACTCGTTTGAGGAAGTGCGAAAGCACAACGATCGGAAAGATTGCTGGCTCATCATCTCCGGCAAG GTGTACGACGTGACGCTGTTCATGGAGGAGCACCCCGGCGGCGACGAGGTCCTGCTGGCGTCCACCG GCAAGGACGCGACCGCCGACTTCGAGGACATCGGCCACACCGACTCCGCCAAGGAGCTGATGCCGCAGTATTGCATCGGCGAGGTCGACGCGGCAACCGTCCCGGCCAAGATCACCTACGCCGTGCCCAAGGACGCGAGCCCCAAGAAGGCCGCGACGAGCACGGGCGCTTGGGCCACGCTCCTGCCGCTCGCCGTGCCTGTCCTGCTGCTGGCGCTGGCCTTCGTGCTGCAGAGCTTCGCCAAGGCCAAAACGGAGTAG